The DNA sequence GCGCAGCCGTGTGGTTCTGGCTGCGGGGAGGGTGGCGGGCGTGAAAGCGCGGCGGCCGCCGGAGTTCGCGCTGCGCCAGCTGAAAAACGACGCGCCCCGGATCGTGTGGCTGATCCGTCCGCCCGGTGAGTCGCCGCAGGTGCTCAAGATCCTGCCGCTCAGCCCGCGCCGGTTTCTGACCTACCTGCTGGGGATCAGCGCACCCCAGCGCGCGGTTCGGGGCAGCGGCTTGCTGCGCCGCGCGGGCGTTGCGGTGCCCGAGGTGCTGTCCGGGCCCGAGATCGTGTTCGGCCGTGAGGGCTCGCGTATCGAGCTCCGAGTTTCCTACGTTCCTGGCGTATCTGGCTGGGAAGTTCTGCAGCGGGTTGTGCAGGATCCCTTCGCAGATCCACGGAAGCTGCGCGCGGTTGCGCGTTCTCTCGGGAGGGTCGTGGGCTGCCTGATCCGGAATGCGCTGTTCCATCGCGATCTCAAGATCGA is a window from the Thioalkalivibrio paradoxus ARh 1 genome containing:
- a CDS encoding protein kinase family protein, producing MKARRPPEFALRQLKNDAPRIVWLIRPPGESPQVLKILPLSPRRFLTYLLGISAPQRAVRGSGLLRRAGVAVPEVLSGPEIVFGREGSRIELRVSYVPGVSGWEVLQRVVQDPFADPRKLRAVARSLGRVVGCLIRNALFHRDLKIENFVIDAAGQVWIVDTDGVRPMRNRVREIERMLGRLAVQSQEAGIHIPFGVRFSLLREALRPLGREDRSAVIARLRDQFWVPGLHRLPMHPGRDPGRRIVPKTP